The DNA region TCCAAATCAGATATCTCATAATAAGGTGTGATGTGAAAATCCTGACGTACATCCTTTTTCAGATCATAATAAATAGAATCATATCCTACTGTCCCAGCTGGAAACTCATTTATTTCAAACGGATACTTTACATTCCCTAAAGTTAGTTTATATTCTCCGGAATGTAGCAATTGCTGGTATGAACCATCAGCCAAAGTGTGCATTTTCGTTCCCCAGTCTACCTTACCAAACCCTTCCTGGAAAAAGAGAAATATATCACGCGCATCATTACCATCACATAGAAATGGTTTATCATTATAGAGTAATTGCCCAGAGAAAGTTACGCTCGGCGCATCATAATTATCATACTCACAAGCAGTAAACAATATCGTAGCTAATAATAATATAATAATCTTCTTCATAATCAATTTACTATTAATAGGTTTTAGTGTTTCGGATTCTTCTCAATATGCGGATTACCTTCTGTCATCGGATATTCTGCATAATACATATCTTGTCCGAACCGGATAGGTAATCCCTTCTCATTATCATTACCACGATGCTCAATATACACCCTTCGGAAAAGCCACTTTCCATCTTCCGGCTGTCCCGGAGCATACACTTTATAAGGCCACAAGCCAGTCATCCGGGCTGTCGAAGTATTCCAGTCACCCGACCATATCTGATCAGCAATACGCCACCTCTTCAGATCATAAAAACGATGATCCTCAAATGCCAACTCTATCTTACGCTCATTCTGCAAAAGTGCAAGTGTCAAATCCGAACTTTCAATACGGAAAGCAGTACCTCCGGCACGTTCTCTTACTTCATTCAGACAATCAGAAGACAACTGTAATGTATTGCTGCCTTTATAATTAGCAACACCAAGTTGATTAAGATAATAAGCAGCCTCAGCCGCATTAAGCAGAATCTCTCCATATCGGAAAATGATATATGGTACTGCGCTCTTTCCTGATGCTTCGGAACCAGTAACCGGATCTATATATTTACGCAACAAGAAACCTGTATGGCTGGTATAATAACTATTACGGATAGGACCGTCAATGCTGGTCAGTTGCTGCCCATTATAAAAGTTTTTGTCCGGATCGTATACATTCTCGATTAAATCCAGCATTTTCAAATCATAACCGGAAGCTGTTTTCACAGCCAGCCCTGCCTGTAATTGAATCTCTTTTCCCCTGAAATCCGCACCAGGCAGAATTACGGTTCCCCACAAACGCGGATCACGTCCTTCGAAAATACCCATCGGAGAATCATAAAGAACATAGTTATAAGCGGAAGTTTCATTTCCCATTGATTCGATAATCTCATTACCAACATAAGCATTCAGCTGTGATGAACCGGAATTTATAGTTTCAAAACTCTCGACTAAGTTTAACGTCGGGTTCACATGACCACCAAAATTAGCAGTTGAACGTTGAGAACGAGGAATATTCCACACTGTAAAATTGTTTGGGAAATCAGTACTTCCATCATAATCACGAATGAGAATAAGTTCCGGATTATCCGTCTTGGATACAAACACATTATTAAAGTTCTCACCCAGACTGCTTCCAGTACCCTTTAGCAAAGAATACCGCCCTATCTCCTTTAGCTCCAGATAGGCGTCAATACAACTTTGCAGATATTCTGTTGCTTTATTCTTAGAGATTCCGACTGCTCCGCTTGTCAAGGTCAATCCCATTGTTTTACTTTTATCCTCATTATAGGCTAAAGTACCTGCATATAACATTGCACGTGACTTGAGTGCCAATGCAGAAGCCTTAGTGGCACGTGTAAGTAAGCTACTTCCCTGCGGAGCAATATCAAGCGCCTCTTTCACTTCATCCATTTCTGTCGCAACAAACTCATATACGGCTGCCTCTGTATCACGGGGTTTAGCATATTCTATCGGAGTAGTACTATAATCGTACACTTCTGTAATTAAAGGTACGCCTCCCAGATTTTTCACCATATTGAAGTAAGTAAATGCTCTTAGAAAACGTGCTTCACCGAGAAAATAAGCGCGTTGATTTTCAGGCAAATGTGAGGTTTTCTCTGACAAATTCCTGATATGAATATTGATGTCCCGTATCAGATTATAATCATAGTAATTACGATAGGTACGACCAACATTACTCGAAAATTGCCAATAATAACTATTACTGGTAGCTTCATCCCACCTGCATATATCATAAGATTCATTATCCGAAGCGAAGTTCTGGTCCAACTTGATGCGCCCGTATAAATTTGCAGCAATACTACTGATACTGGCAACAGATGAATATGCTTGATCCTCGGATAATTCTTTGGGATCGTTCTGACTCAACCAGTCTTCACACGAGGTAAAGCTCAACAAAGCGACACATGCATATACTAATATTTTTGTTTTCATATTTATGCTCTTCTTTTAAAATTTAACGTTAACACCTAATGTCAATACCTTATGTTGCGGATAGTCCTGACCATTCACTGTTGAAATTTCAGGATCAAAACCATAATCATGCAACGAACTCAGACAGAAAAGATTGGTTCCTTGGAAATATATGCGGCATTGTTCCATACCTACCTTTCTTATCCAGTTTTTGGGTAAAGAATAGCCAACTACAAGATTACGGAGACGCAGGTAATTAACTTCTCTCGTATAGAAACTATTCCACCAACGCCCCGAATGACTTTCCTGTCCACGCAAGGCCGGGAATTTCCCTGGAATCCAAGGAGACTTCGGATCAAAAATATCTTCATGCCTCCATACGTCAATATTGTTATAGTAATATCCATTCACGCTGCGCGTTACACCCCACTTCAAATCCCAGTCAGCAACAAATGTATTTTTAAAACCACCGGCAAAGTCAGCAGCCACATCAACCCCCTTCCATTCAAATCCTAAATTAATACCCATTGAAATCAACGGATTCTTATTGGATGTACTTGAATCCCAGGGCCAGTCAGCCGATGCATAGGCTTGAGGACGTTCGTCAAAATCATTGATAATTCCATCACCATTGACGTCACGAAGTATTACGTCACCTGGACGAACAGTAGCATTGTTTTGACCGTCCTGATCAACCGGATAACTATCAATCTGTTCCTGTGTTTCAAAACGACCGATTACTTCCCACATCCATACACCTCCGGCATTACCCTGATCCGTATTGAGCACTACATTGGACCAGCGATTGGATTGTGCCCAACGATATTTATCCCATGCATTACCGAATATTTCTCCATGGCGTTTACCATTTTTCTGTCGGGCAAATGTTATATTAGCCCCAACACTATACTTTAAATCTCCAACTTTATCATTCCATTTCACAAATGCATCGAATCCTACCGTCATATCAGAATTCATATTCTCAGGCAAAGCACTCAAACCTGTCTCCAACGGAAACATAATATCACTCGGTGTGCCCGGAATACCATCACGCATACGTTTAAAGAGGTCAAACTCTCCTGTAAGTCGATTATCAAAGAAACCAAAGTCAATACCGACATTCATCAATTTAATTTTCATCCATGAAATGGTGGTTACAGGAATTCCCTTAGGTGCCGAGCCTATTACTTTTTTACTTTTCACAGAACTGAACGGGTCATCAGGCATAAGTGACTGACCTTTGTAATAAGTATATCCGGAAAGGTATGCAAAGTCAGGATATAAACCGCCCAGATTATCATCTCCCATCATACCATACGACGCTCTCAACTTCAAATTCGAAAACCAGCTACTTATAGATGAGTTCTTAAAAAAGTTCTCTTCCGAAATACGCCATGCCGCACTAACTGAGGGGAAAAAGCCCCATCGGTTGCCTTTCGGGAATTTCCATGAACCATCATAACGGGCCGATAAATCAAGAATATAACGGTTTTCATAATCATAACCTGCACGGAATACCCAGCTGGCTGTAGAAGTTATAGCTTTATTCTCGCTTACCAAGTTGTTATCATTAGTTGAAATAAGATCTATAAATTCATTCTCAACCGGATGTTGCTGTACATTTAGCGAATGATAATCCCGTTTGGTAAACTCAAAACCACCTACACCAGTTACATGATGTTTACCAAACATATTGTCATAGTTTAGCAGAAACTGCCCGGAAAATTCTTTGATAGTCGTATTAAATCTTTCCATCCAAGTTTCATTAGCAGCTGACTTATCATAGGCCACAATATATTCATCCGCAGCCCTGTCATAAGTATACTCTTTCCAACCTTTCTCCAGATTATTCACCTTATTCTGAGAGGTCCAATAGGAAAAAATGCCTTTTCCCGTCAACCCCTTAATGGGTGTTTTCCACTCCATATCCCAATCAATCTGTACCACGGTAGTATTGTTATCTGATTTACCTGCATTATCAATAGTTAGTGCAGCCAGGTTAAGACCAGAAGCACCGGGTACATTATTCAAATAGTTGGGATTATCATTTGCATAAGGACGGTAAATGGGCGGAAGATTAAAAACCGCCTGACGGGCATTTGCATAATCATCACTACCCGGAAGAGCTGGATTAGTACGATTCTCCAAACGTCCGTTCAACCGGAAACCCAACTTCAGTTTTTCACTGATATCAATATTGAAATTAGACTGAATATTAGTACGCTGAAAATTATAGTCCTTGAAAACTGCATCCTGGTCAATATTGCTGATTGATAAATAATAGGTTGTCTTATTTCCACCGCCACTCAGGTTTGCATGTATGTAAGATTGCGGTGCTGCATTACTAACATAGTTATCTCTCCAATCAAATCCACGATAGTCTTCACCGGTTTCAGGATTATAATATCCCGTACGCCATTTTTCCAATTCAGCTCTAGCCACATCCGGAGAAACTGACAGGGTACCCAGATTAGCCTCCTTCATATAATTAGCATATTGCCATTCATACGCATTCAACATTCTGGGATAAGAAGTCCATGATTGCCAACTGTAATTGAAATCCAAAGTTACGGCTGCCTTTTGGTTCTTAGAACCATTTTTTGTAGTAACCAGTACGACTCCATTGGCCGCTTTTACTCCATAGATGGCAGCAGCCCCGTCTTTCAATATAGAAATGTTCTCAATATCATTTACATCCAGATTGTTGAACTGCGCCTCATCTTTTATAATACCATCTATCACAAAGAGAGGAGTACCCATATTTCTGATCTGAATAGAAGTACCGCTACCCGGCTGTCCCGACTTCTGTCGGGTAGTAATACCGGCTATTTTACCCACCAATGCTCCTGAAACAGTCGAAGAAGTAGTACGGGCGATATCTTCTGTACCAATAGTAGTAACTGCCGCAGCAATACTCCCTTTACGTTTAGTCCCATATCCCACCACAACAATCTCATCCAGGATTTCCTGATCTTCTTTCAATATGACAGAAAGAAATGGTTTATTTCCAGCTGTAACTTTTACAGTTTTATAGCCTACATAAGAAAACTCCAAAACACCGGAACCAGCAACATTCAACTGAAATATTCCATCAGAGTCAGTAACAGTACCTACACTCGTACCGGCAACCCGTACTGATACCCCTATTAAAGGTTCATCATTGTCATCGGTAACTTTCCCTTTTACAGTTTTCTCTTGCTGAGCAATAACAACAGACTTTGTCATTGCATAGCCTTCTGATACGAAGAAACTTCCAAAGGCTATTGATAAGAGAATAAATTTCAACAAGCTAAGCTTGTTATTAAAGAAATCGTTCATCATCTTATTAGTTTTAAAGATTAATAAAACAGGTTCAATAAAAACATTAACGAGGGTTAACAACATCGTAATGCAAAGATATCCCCCTCATTCAAATACAAGTAAAAATAAGCCGTCATTAAGTATCAATAATCTGTTATTTGAGGCGTTTGAATGATTTCTAGTATTTTTTGAATGATTACTTTTGAGTGTTATATGTATGTTTGCAGCGGTTAACAACACTCCCGTATTATTATAAATCTATTAATTCAACCATTATGAAAAAGTATAATTTATTATTTGCTTCTCTCTTATTTCTATTTCCCAATGAGACGATTGCTCAAGAAAGAGCAATTATAAAAATAGACACAGATCGCATAATTGACCAGATTAATCCTCATCTATACGGAAATTTTTCGGAACATCTGGGACAAGGTATATATGGAGGTATTTATGATCCGAAGTCTATTCAGGCAGATGAAGATGGCTTTCGCAAAGACGTCATCGAACAGACAAAAGAGTTAAAAGTTTCCATCTTACGATGGCCCGGAGGGAATTTCGTTTCAGGTTACCATTGGGAAGATGGTATTGGAGATCGTAGCAAACGCCCTACTCGGATTGACCTGGCTTGGGGAGGTAAAGAAAGTAATATGATAGGAACAGATGAATTCATTCAATTTGCCCGCAAAGCAAAAGTGGAACCTTATTTCTGTGTCAATCTGGGAACCGGTTCATTGGATGAAGCACGAAATTGGGTGGAATACTGCAATGTGGAGAAAGGAACATACTACTCAGACCTTCGCCGTAAAAATGGATTTGAAAAACCGCATAAAGTAACGTATTGGGGGTTAGGCAATGAAGTAGACGGTCCGTGGCAAATGGGACACAAATCACCCGAAGATTATTCTAAAATAGCAATAGAAACAGCAAAATTAATGCGCTGGATTGACAAAGACATCAAGCTCATTGCCAGCGGTTCAAGCAATTACGATGCCGACTGGAATAAATGGAACCGGACAATACTGGACGAAATGTATAACTACATCGATTACATCTCTCTTCATCATTATTCGCACAATACCTCAGACTACTACACATATCTGACAAATACTATTGAAGTAGAGAATTACATCCGTATTGTAGAACAACAGATAAAGGAAGCAAAAATGAAGAATCGTTCTTCCAAAGATGTTTTTATAGCTTTCGACGAATGGAATGCATGGACTCGGACATTCGGAGGTACTGACAATACCCTATCGGAAATATATGATTTACAGGACGCTCTTATTGTAGCTCAATACCTCAATATATTCTTACGCACTTGTGACATTGTCAAGATGGCCAATATGGCACAATTAGTAAATGTCATTGCTCCGATGCGTGTTGACAATGATAAATTATGGAAGCAAACCACTTATTACCCACTCTATCTTTTTGCCAATAACTGCCGTGGAAAAGCACTGGACATATATATAAAAAGTCCGGCGTATTCTACTGATAAATATAAAGAAGTTCCTTATCTGGACGTTTCATCCACTTACGAACCTTCACGGAACGAAGTAGTGATCAATGTCGTTAACCGTAATAAAGACAAAGCTATTACAGCTGATATCCTTTCTCAAACCGGCTCTTTCGATAAAAAAGCGACAGCCAATATTGTATCAGGAGCAAATGCAAATATTACAAACTCTGTAAACGAACAGAACATTGATATAAAGAAAGAAGAAATAAAAACTTCCGGTGAGAAAATAACATATTCATTTGCTCCGCGATCATTCACACAGATTATTGTAAAAGTAAAGTAATCCTCTTTCACAAAATGACATCATTCTTTATAAGATTGTCATAACATATAAAGGCTGAATCAAACTAGGATTTTTGATTCAGCCTCAACTATTTGAATATATACTTTCCTTGCAGTATTACTCCGTAACCAACGGACGTTTACGCCAGTCATCCTTCACATAGCTATCGGGATAGACTGTTTTATCTTTTAACTCACCACCTTTCAGGCGTATCCAGGAAGTAAAGGTACGTTCCCCCTCCTTCAACACAATTACGCGTGCACCGTTAGATAGATGGTTATATTCCGTATTACCACCTGTGAAACGTCCATAAGCCAGTACGATACCTTTCCACATGACTGAATAATCATTATCATGGTCATGTCCGACAAAAGTACCCATTACATCACCTGCTTCCTTCATAGCGGCAAACATACCGGTATTAATGGCAGCCGAACAGGCTTTTTCCATACGTGTACCATAAAGGATGGCGTTCTCATCAGCAGCTGCCTCGTTGTATTCGGGCAGAGGAATATGGAAGAATGCCAAAGCAGGCAATGGCTTTCCGTTATTCTTAGCGGTAAAAGCCGCACTTTGTTGACGATACCAGTTCACCTGATCGAATGTAAGCCAGTCATACCCTTTCACATCCGGCAATTTGGAGTACGAGTGAGAATCCAGGCAATAGAGTACTGAAGCATCTTTCCTACCATCCGAAGATTTCACGGTGAGGACGTAGTCGGGAGACTCAACACTACCGCGGTCGGGCTGGATGTTGTAAGGCATGGAACGGATAATATCGTATAATTCGGCACGCGTTTTGCCTTGTTCGTTATCATGGTTACCGAAAGTCACAACAAAAGGTATCTTACGGGAGGAAGCACAATCAAGTACGGCCCGCATGGCTGTATCAGCAGGCGGTGCATAAACTACATCTCCGGTAAAAACAATCAAATCGGGACGTTCGGCATCCAGAACTTCGTTGATACGCTTCAAGGCAATGGCTGAAGCAGGATTGTGATACTGAAAATGGATGTCGGTAAACTGGACGATTTTAAACTCTCCGTTCTTGTTAAACTTTAAGGGGGCAACCTGTGCCTGGCAGAACAGAACTGTCAGAAAAGCCAGACAAAGGGTTAAAGAAATTCTCTTCATGTTGTCAGTAATTAGTTTTTAGGTAGTTTATTAGGTTGAAATCAGTATTATTCTTTGGTTATCAAAACTGTTGCATAAGCTGAGATACCTTCTTCGCGACCGGTAAAACCAAGCTTTTCCGTAGTAGTGGCTTTGATGGAGATGTCGTCTTCATCTATTCCCATTACTTTGGCAAGCGTCTGCTGCATGGCGGGAATATGGGATTTCAGTTTGGGGCGTTCCGCACAGATGGTTGCATCAATGTTGCCCACGGAATAGCCTTTGGTTGCAATCAGTTCTACGGTTTTCTTCAGTAATATTTTGCTGTCTATGTCCTTGAACTCTCCTGCGGTATCGGGAAAATGGTAACCGATATCACGCATATTGGCGGCTCCCAGCAAGGCATCGCAAATGGTATGAATCAGCACGTCGGCATCTGAATGTCCGAGTAATCCTTTCTCATGTTCCAGGCGGATACCGCCTAACCAGAGTTCACGTTCTGCCACCAACTGGTGTACATCGAAGCCAAAGCCTACACGTATTTTCATATCGTTCTTCTTTTAATTTTATTGGATGAATGCACGAAAGTACGGAAAAAAAGCAAGTGGGGAATAAAGACAGAACGCAAATTACACAAATTACGCAATTTTTCGTCTTATATAAGGCAACCGATAGGAGGCCTGAAAGAAATTGCGTAACCTGTGTAATTTGCGTTCTATTCCGTATTCCTTATGATTTACGGTCTATCCGGCAGTTGGGACAGCAGGTCTTTGTAGAATGCCCTGACGTCCTTCCAGTGATAGAAAGGAGCGATGTCGGTCTTCACCGGAATACTCACTTCTTTCTCGTTCAGCATGAACTTCACGATGATATCGTCTGCGCTGCCTTTCTTACGGAAGAAAACAATCTGCACATTGGCAGCCATAGGCACCATTTTGAAGTTACACCATGCCTGATAGAATTTGGCCGGATCGGACTCTTCATTATAGCAGTTCTCCAGTCTCAGCAAGCCCACCAGAGGAATAACATTACCGTCGTGTCCGAAGCGGAAAGTGGCCGAGTTTGTACCGGAGGCAATCGCCGCGTCTGCCGAGTCCATGATATTCTCGACCAGAGATTTGGCGTTTGCCAGCATCAGTCCGTTCGTCATGGGCGAAGGACCGTCGCATACATAGTTCTTATAGTTATGTATCTGCCAGATATCAAACAATTCCTGCTTCTCAAAGATATCATAAAAACAAACCTCCGGTTCCACGTTCTGCATATCAGAAGCAACCCAATACAGACCGCGCATCAGTTCTTCAGGATTCACATTCTTACGAATATACTCTTTGCTATTGAACAGTGTATTCATCAGACGTTCCGGACGGACATGTTCTTCTTCGAACTTACGGAATTCCTCATACCAAGGCCCTTTGCGTGAAGTAAACTTCATAGCTTCTTGTGTATGGAAATTCAGGTAATCCATATATTTATTGCTGGATTCGCGCTCAATCTGCATCTTCGGGTTGAATTCCTTCAGGCGTTCGCAGAATGCATCCATGCTGAGCACGCAACGGATAACTACGGTAGAGCGGGCAGACATCTGCGGTTCACCTTTAAATACTTCAGGGAATGCCTGATACATACGTTCGGCAATGCCTCGTTGTTGCTTCACTCCTACCGGACTGAGGTCGCCGCCATGTCCTTTGGCATCTGCCCAGACAATGTCCAGACGTTTACGGACATCTTCGCCAAAATCGGTTAATACTCCGGCTGCATGGGCTTTCTCAAAGACTTCCATCACGCGGACGTAGTCTTCATCCGCAATCAGCCAGCGGGAACCATGACGGCCATAGTGACTGATATAGAAGGGTTCATAACCTTTCGGAGCCTTGGTCTGGACACCCGAAGGACCGGGATAAGCGTAATATACACCACCTGTCGTTGCAATATCATTGAAGATTTCTTCGCGTGTGGCTTGTGCATATAAACCTTGAACAACAAAAGCTGCTAACAGGACGATTGAAAAAAGAGTTCGTTTCATTCTCATAAATAAGTTATTATTTTTAATGTATTTATTATTGTATTAGTAAAAAGGGAAAGTAATGAATCAACCTTCATCCTTATTTCTGATAATCCGGATTCTGCGTCAGATACGGGTTCGTGGTAAACTCATCCTGCGGAATGGGATACAATTTGTACTTATCGTTCACATCTTTACCCACATACGTACCAACTTCACCGTCACTGCTGCCTTTCCAATCCCAGTTATATCCTTTTGTGAATTTGCCGAAGCGGATCAGGTCTGTGCGACGCACCAACTCCATATTCATCTCACGGGCTCTTTCATCCAGAATGAAATCCAGATTCAACTGACCGTCGGTAATACGACCGGATACCCCGTCACCATAGTTGCCGGACATATAAGCACGGTCTCTGATTTCATTTACATAACCCAGCGCCTCAGCACGCGTACCTTCCGCAGCCCCGCGAAGAATAGCCTCAGCCGCCATCAGGTAAGCATCTGCCGTACGGAACATCGGGAGGTCTACAGACGAATACTTAGTACCGCCATCTACCAATTCCTTACGGTCCCTGGTTACATTTCTCCATTTGATGCACGCATAACCATTCTCAAAAGTCTTCTGGAAAGCCTTACCTTCTACCCAGGTTTCCTTTGTATGACCGATGGTAAAGAACTGTGCACGCTTATCCTTCTTATTATCTCCCCAGGGATCATTTTCATAGAAGGTTTGGTCAGCCTCATCAAACTTATCTACAAGCGCCACCTTCACACGGGCATTACCCCAGCCACGGCTACCTACTCCGGTTTTTACATAGCTATCCATCGGACCATTCATCAATGCTTTAATCAGGAAGTTGGTTCCGGCACTGCTCTGCGCATAGTCAGCATCCTGCACCAAGGGCCAGATGATTTCGGAGCAAGTATTGTTATCTGCCAGGAAGATGTGACGATAATCGGAAGCCAACGGATAATTACCTTCCGTAATCACTTTCCTGGCATATTTATAAGCATTGGTATATTCATTCTTGCCTACCCATGTTTCGGCATTCAGATAGACACGTGCCAGAAGAAACCAAGCCGACACACGATCCACACGGCCATACTCATTCCGCTTCGGTTCTTTCAGCAAGGTTGTCAGTTCTTCCGTTTCAGAAACCACATAGTCATAGATTTCCTGGCGGGTCTTCTGATGGGGAATCGTACCTACATCCATCGTTTCATCAATGAAGGGACCCGAACCGTACAAGTCGCAAATCATGCTGTAGCAATAAGCACGGATGAAGCGTGCTTCGGCACGGTAATAAGGCATTTCAGCCTGCAAAGCATCATATACACCACGGGCTTTCAGCTTCCCTTCCGCACTTTCGCGCAAGAACTCATTACAGTAGTTAATGGCCATATACAGACGATAATATGAATAGCAAATAATCTTTGTCGAAGGGTCCCAGTTCATATACAACAGTGACAAACTTCCATGACTGCCACCGGAATGGAAAACGATCTCATCCGTACAAGCCTCTTGCAAATAGAACAGAGCACGTGTATAACCACTATAACCTTCATCAATACCCGGCACGTCACCGTTTCCGCCATCACCACCCTTTTGTCCGGTCTGGATAAGGCTGGCATAACACTTTGCCAATACTCCGATGTATCCCTCAGGCGTAGAATAAACCTTCTCGCCCACCAACTCATTGTCGTCCAAAGGCAATGTATCCAAATCTCCCAGACAAGAAGAAAGAAGGAAGAGAGATACCAGACATATACTTGCTAACTTGAAATATTTCGTTTTCATTGTTTTCTGATTTTTCATGAATTAAAAATTAAGATTTACTCCCAGCATGAACATACGCGGGCGCTGATAGATGTTCTTATCGATGCCACTGTAGATTTCCGGATCAAGACCACTGTAACCTGTCAACGTACATACGTTCTGTACTGTGAAAGAGAGACGAAGAGAGGTCTTTTCGTTCCACAACTTATCGAAGGTATGCCCCAACGTGATGTTATCGATACGGAAGAAATCGCCTTTCTCCAGGAAATAATCGGTATAGATGCGATCCTGCGTAAATCCGGTTTCAAGAGTAGAACGCAGAATATTGCTGGAAACGCCGGTTCCACCATAAAGTCCGTCCAAAGAATCGGAGGCTTTCACATAGTTATAAACATAAGCACCGAAGCTTCCATGTCCGTTGATACCCAAATCCCAGTTCTTATATGTCAGACGGGTAGAAAGACCGCAGTAGTAAGGAGCTTTGGAGCTTTTGCCGGTCACGTACTTGTTGGCATCTTCTTCGCTGCTGGTGGTAGAACCATCTTTTGCGATATACTTGCCATCCAGCGGCTTACCATTATCATCATAAGCCTGTTGCAACAGGTAAAAAGTATTCGGAGTTTCGCCTACCATGTGGACTTGCAGATATTTACCCGTACCACCGGCATTACCAGTCTTCACATAGTTATCTTCACGG from Bacteroides sp. MSB163 includes:
- a CDS encoding RagB/SusD family nutrient uptake outer membrane protein; protein product: MKTKILVYACVALLSFTSCEDWLSQNDPKELSEDQAYSSVASISSIAANLYGRIKLDQNFASDNESYDICRWDEATSNSYYWQFSSNVGRTYRNYYDYNLIRDINIHIRNLSEKTSHLPENQRAYFLGEARFLRAFTYFNMVKNLGGVPLITEVYDYSTTPIEYAKPRDTEAAVYEFVATEMDEVKEALDIAPQGSSLLTRATKASALALKSRAMLYAGTLAYNEDKSKTMGLTLTSGAVGISKNKATEYLQSCIDAYLELKEIGRYSLLKGTGSSLGENFNNVFVSKTDNPELILIRDYDGSTDFPNNFTVWNIPRSQRSTANFGGHVNPTLNLVESFETINSGSSQLNAYVGNEIIESMGNETSAYNYVLYDSPMGIFEGRDPRLWGTVILPGADFRGKEIQLQAGLAVKTASGYDLKMLDLIENVYDPDKNFYNGQQLTSIDGPIRNSYYTSHTGFLLRKYIDPVTGSEASGKSAVPYIIFRYGEILLNAAEAAYYLNQLGVANYKGSNTLQLSSDCLNEVRERAGGTAFRIESSDLTLALLQNERKIELAFEDHRFYDLKRWRIADQIWSGDWNTSTARMTGLWPYKVYAPGQPEDGKWLFRRVYIEHRGNDNEKGLPIRFGQDMYYAEYPMTEGNPHIEKNPKH
- a CDS encoding TonB-dependent receptor — protein: MMNDFFNNKLSLLKFILLSIAFGSFFVSEGYAMTKSVVIAQQEKTVKGKVTDDNDEPLIGVSVRVAGTSVGTVTDSDGIFQLNVAGSGVLEFSYVGYKTVKVTAGNKPFLSVILKEDQEILDEIVVVGYGTKRKGSIAAAVTTIGTEDIARTTSSTVSGALVGKIAGITTRQKSGQPGSGTSIQIRNMGTPLFVIDGIIKDEAQFNNLDVNDIENISILKDGAAAIYGVKAANGVVLVTTKNGSKNQKAAVTLDFNYSWQSWTSYPRMLNAYEWQYANYMKEANLGTLSVSPDVARAELEKWRTGYYNPETGEDYRGFDWRDNYVSNAAPQSYIHANLSGGGNKTTYYLSISNIDQDAVFKDYNFQRTNIQSNFNIDISEKLKLGFRLNGRLENRTNPALPGSDDYANARQAVFNLPPIYRPYANDNPNYLNNVPGASGLNLAALTIDNAGKSDNNTTVVQIDWDMEWKTPIKGLTGKGIFSYWTSQNKVNNLEKGWKEYTYDRAADEYIVAYDKSAANETWMERFNTTIKEFSGQFLLNYDNMFGKHHVTGVGGFEFTKRDYHSLNVQQHPVENEFIDLISTNDNNLVSENKAITSTASWVFRAGYDYENRYILDLSARYDGSWKFPKGNRWGFFPSVSAAWRISEENFFKNSSISSWFSNLKLRASYGMMGDDNLGGLYPDFAYLSGYTYYKGQSLMPDDPFSSVKSKKVIGSAPKGIPVTTISWMKIKLMNVGIDFGFFDNRLTGEFDLFKRMRDGIPGTPSDIMFPLETGLSALPENMNSDMTVGFDAFVKWNDKVGDLKYSVGANITFARQKNGKRHGEIFGNAWDKYRWAQSNRWSNVVLNTDQGNAGGVWMWEVIGRFETQEQIDSYPVDQDGQNNATVRPGDVILRDVNGDGIINDFDERPQAYASADWPWDSSTSNKNPLISMGINLGFEWKGVDVAADFAGGFKNTFVADWDLKWGVTRSVNGYYYNNIDVWRHEDIFDPKSPWIPGKFPALRGQESHSGRWWNSFYTREVNYLRLRNLVVGYSLPKNWIRKVGMEQCRIYFQGTNLFCLSSLHDYGFDPEISTVNGQDYPQHKVLTLGVNVKF
- a CDS encoding alpha-N-arabinofuranosidase yields the protein MKKYNLLFASLLFLFPNETIAQERAIIKIDTDRIIDQINPHLYGNFSEHLGQGIYGGIYDPKSIQADEDGFRKDVIEQTKELKVSILRWPGGNFVSGYHWEDGIGDRSKRPTRIDLAWGGKESNMIGTDEFIQFARKAKVEPYFCVNLGTGSLDEARNWVEYCNVEKGTYYSDLRRKNGFEKPHKVTYWGLGNEVDGPWQMGHKSPEDYSKIAIETAKLMRWIDKDIKLIASGSSNYDADWNKWNRTILDEMYNYIDYISLHHYSHNTSDYYTYLTNTIEVENYIRIVEQQIKEAKMKNRSSKDVFIAFDEWNAWTRTFGGTDNTLSEIYDLQDALIVAQYLNIFLRTCDIVKMANMAQLVNVIAPMRVDNDKLWKQTTYYPLYLFANNCRGKALDIYIKSPAYSTDKYKEVPYLDVSSTYEPSRNEVVINVVNRNKDKAITADILSQTGSFDKKATANIVSGANANITNSVNEQNIDIKKEEIKTSGEKITYSFAPRSFTQIIVKVK
- a CDS encoding metallophosphoesterase family protein; the protein is MKRISLTLCLAFLTVLFCQAQVAPLKFNKNGEFKIVQFTDIHFQYHNPASAIALKRINEVLDAERPDLIVFTGDVVYAPPADTAMRAVLDCASSRKIPFVVTFGNHDNEQGKTRAELYDIIRSMPYNIQPDRGSVESPDYVLTVKSSDGRKDASVLYCLDSHSYSKLPDVKGYDWLTFDQVNWYRQQSAAFTAKNNGKPLPALAFFHIPLPEYNEAAADENAILYGTRMEKACSAAINTGMFAAMKEAGDVMGTFVGHDHDNDYSVMWKGIVLAYGRFTGGNTEYNHLSNGARVIVLKEGERTFTSWIRLKGGELKDKTVYPDSYVKDDWRKRPLVTE
- the ispF gene encoding 2-C-methyl-D-erythritol 2,4-cyclodiphosphate synthase; amino-acid sequence: MKIRVGFGFDVHQLVAERELWLGGIRLEHEKGLLGHSDADVLIHTICDALLGAANMRDIGYHFPDTAGEFKDIDSKILLKKTVELIATKGYSVGNIDATICAERPKLKSHIPAMQQTLAKVMGIDEDDISIKATTTEKLGFTGREEGISAYATVLITKE